From a single Granulicella aggregans genomic region:
- a CDS encoding TIM barrel protein encodes MIQTRRNLLKSGAAATAASLLPLAAVAEDKPTRHNRIHQSVSRWCYQKIPLDTLCTAAAQMGLKGIDLLNLDEWEVPKRYGLLCTMGYAGGGEINNALNRVENHAAIEAAFRKNIPLAAKAGVPNVITFSGLRNGLSDEEGARNTIVGLKRLKPIAEDNGVTINMELLNSKRDHHDYMCDHTAWGVRVCEEVNSPRIKLLYDIYHMQIMEGDLIATIRANHQWLGHFHTGGVPGRHELDDTQEVQWPAVMRAIADTGFTGYVAHEFVPTRDPLTSLRQAVDLCDI; translated from the coding sequence TTGATCCAAACCCGCCGCAACCTGTTAAAGTCCGGAGCCGCCGCGACCGCCGCCTCTCTTCTCCCGCTCGCCGCTGTCGCCGAAGACAAACCCACCCGCCACAACCGAATCCATCAATCCGTAAGCCGCTGGTGCTACCAGAAGATTCCGTTGGACACCCTCTGCACCGCCGCCGCGCAAATGGGCCTCAAGGGCATCGACCTCCTCAACCTCGACGAGTGGGAGGTACCCAAACGCTACGGACTCCTCTGCACCATGGGCTACGCCGGTGGGGGAGAGATCAACAACGCCCTGAACCGCGTGGAGAACCACGCCGCCATCGAAGCCGCCTTCCGCAAGAACATCCCGCTGGCCGCAAAGGCAGGCGTTCCCAACGTCATCACCTTCTCCGGTCTGCGCAATGGCTTGTCAGACGAAGAAGGAGCCCGCAACACCATCGTCGGCCTCAAGCGCCTCAAGCCCATCGCCGAAGACAACGGCGTCACCATCAACATGGAGCTGCTCAACAGCAAGCGCGACCACCACGACTACATGTGCGACCACACCGCCTGGGGCGTCCGAGTCTGCGAAGAGGTCAATTCGCCGCGCATCAAGCTGCTCTACGACATCTACCACATGCAGATCATGGAGGGTGACCTCATCGCCACCATCCGCGCGAACCATCAATGGCTGGGCCACTTCCACACCGGCGGGGTCCCCGGCCGCCACGAACTCGACGACACCCAGGAAGTCCAGTGGCCCGCCGTCATGCGAGCCATCGCCGACACCGGCTTCACCGGCTACGTAGCCCACGAGTTCGTCCCCACCCGCGACCCACTCACCTCGCTCCGGCAGGCTGTCGACCTCTGTGACATCTAG
- a CDS encoding tetratricopeptide repeat protein, with translation MARKVPSTASELRPWRLLLPALLCLSLQDAAAFQTSDTAAQANRALTYQRAGDLDKAIATYSALDAAAKAQHKSLPSAVLANYARALAATGHLEGAAAEMKAAIAGDPRNATFEDDLGSIYARQQQWPEAQSHFAAATKLAPTLATAHLHLGLAMQAQGAPEALHELGRAAKLAPQNSAIAFEYGKALASSGDDAQATSVFQAILARHNASADPILMDTTYALALALQRTGKISESIPLLRTVLTKQPNNAEAMINLGMALSQTQQTAQALPVLQRAVALAPSNVVAHQDLAAALVQLNQFADAIVELRAALALAPDLPQLHYDLGFAYKMQDDAANAIPELEAAERLDPQQAESPYLLGVLYMQTGRYEDAARELKTALSLHPQNGDGWATLGSVYSKLDKLPEATAALEEAIKQLPQQPDPHLTLAGVLVKQNRPAEATEQRKQAAVLMKQNMNRQRAEVATHAGESQLKSGDLAGATIQFNDALSYDANYVEAHIGLAKVYDAQGKKIEAAAERQKAQAAKLSSSTR, from the coding sequence ATGGCGCGCAAAGTGCCGTCGACCGCGTCCGAACTCCGCCCGTGGCGGCTGCTTCTGCCGGCGCTGCTATGCCTCTCTCTCCAAGACGCTGCCGCCTTTCAAACTTCGGACACTGCTGCCCAGGCCAACCGCGCACTCACCTATCAGCGCGCCGGAGACCTCGACAAGGCGATTGCCACGTACTCCGCTCTCGACGCCGCAGCAAAGGCGCAGCACAAGTCCCTTCCTTCGGCGGTGCTCGCCAACTACGCGCGGGCCCTCGCGGCTACCGGCCACCTCGAAGGAGCAGCCGCAGAGATGAAGGCGGCGATTGCAGGTGACCCACGCAACGCCACGTTTGAGGACGATCTCGGCTCCATCTACGCGCGGCAGCAACAATGGCCCGAGGCGCAGTCACACTTCGCGGCGGCCACAAAGCTCGCTCCCACGCTCGCAACCGCGCACTTGCATTTAGGCCTCGCCATGCAGGCGCAAGGCGCTCCGGAAGCTCTGCACGAACTCGGCCGCGCAGCCAAGCTCGCGCCGCAAAATAGCGCCATCGCGTTCGAGTACGGCAAGGCCCTCGCATCATCGGGAGACGACGCACAGGCAACCAGCGTATTCCAGGCAATCCTTGCGCGGCACAACGCTTCTGCCGATCCGATCCTGATGGACACCACCTACGCTCTCGCCCTCGCGCTGCAGCGCACCGGCAAGATCTCTGAGTCGATTCCTCTGCTCCGCACTGTTCTGACGAAGCAGCCCAACAACGCGGAGGCGATGATTAATCTCGGCATGGCGCTCAGCCAGACGCAGCAGACGGCACAGGCGCTTCCCGTATTACAGCGGGCCGTCGCTCTCGCGCCCAGCAATGTCGTCGCGCATCAGGACCTCGCGGCTGCCCTTGTGCAGTTGAACCAGTTCGCCGACGCCATCGTCGAACTCCGCGCCGCACTCGCTCTGGCACCTGACCTTCCGCAACTTCACTACGACCTCGGCTTTGCCTACAAGATGCAGGACGACGCCGCGAACGCCATCCCAGAGCTTGAAGCCGCCGAACGTCTCGATCCGCAACAGGCCGAATCGCCTTATCTCCTGGGCGTTCTCTACATGCAGACCGGCCGCTACGAAGATGCAGCGAGAGAGTTGAAGACAGCCCTCTCGCTGCATCCGCAGAACGGCGATGGCTGGGCGACCCTCGGCAGTGTCTACAGCAAGTTGGACAAACTTCCTGAAGCGACAGCAGCACTCGAAGAAGCCATCAAGCAACTTCCACAACAGCCCGATCCGCATCTGACCCTCGCCGGTGTGCTGGTAAAGCAGAACCGTCCCGCGGAGGCCACGGAGCAGCGCAAGCAGGCCGCTGTCCTGATGAAGCAGAACATGAATCGCCAGCGCGCGGAGGTCGCCACGCACGCGGGTGAGTCGCAGTTGAAGAGCGGCGACCTTGCGGGCGCGACTATCCAGTTCAACGACGCGCTCAGCTACGACGCCAACTACGTCGAAGCGCACATCGGGTTGGCGAAGGTTTACGATGCACAGGGAAAGAAGATCGAGGCCGCAGCCGAACGCCAGAAGGCGCAGGCCGCAAAGTTGTCTTCATCGACCCGTTGA
- a CDS encoding tetratricopeptide repeat protein, with product MNLITLALLPTAIAQQTPKTATPAAAKSPAPQQLPAVQQMLSRGQLKEAEAQLNALAQQHPEPAGTERLLGTIHYQRNEFAAADAAFERAIAQDPDDLQAVQMRGTTLYRMGKGAEAIPFLERSNSAIGAANSDSTYVLALCYMDVRRYDDARRIFAKQYKLTANSAGAYLFLARMLLRRNYPVEAAQMAQKALVLDPRLPLAHFLLGQIALAKSEQNEAITQFEAERKINPMDGEVYERLGDSYMHASRLEEAQQALDCAVLLEPNATGPYILLGQVLLKREDAATALNYLVRAEKMDPGNHLTHLLLGQAYRAAGRKDDATREYKTAEAIQSSPGDHD from the coding sequence ATGAATCTCATCACGCTCGCTCTCCTGCCCACAGCTATCGCCCAGCAGACTCCGAAGACCGCAACTCCTGCTGCCGCAAAGTCACCCGCCCCGCAGCAGCTACCCGCAGTGCAGCAGATGCTCTCGCGCGGGCAGTTGAAAGAGGCGGAGGCGCAACTGAATGCACTCGCCCAGCAGCATCCAGAACCGGCCGGGACCGAGCGACTGCTTGGCACGATCCACTACCAGCGCAATGAGTTCGCCGCTGCCGACGCTGCCTTTGAGCGCGCCATCGCGCAAGATCCCGACGATCTGCAGGCTGTCCAGATGCGCGGCACTACCCTTTACCGCATGGGTAAGGGTGCCGAAGCGATTCCTTTCCTCGAACGCTCAAACAGCGCCATAGGCGCGGCCAACTCCGACAGCACCTACGTCCTTGCTCTTTGTTACATGGATGTCCGCCGCTACGACGATGCCCGCCGTATCTTTGCCAAGCAGTACAAGCTTACGGCGAACTCCGCCGGTGCTTACCTCTTCCTGGCCCGCATGCTTCTCCGCCGCAATTACCCTGTTGAAGCCGCGCAGATGGCACAAAAGGCGCTGGTGCTTGATCCGCGCCTTCCGCTTGCCCACTTCCTGCTCGGTCAAATCGCGCTCGCGAAGTCGGAGCAGAACGAGGCCATCACGCAGTTCGAAGCTGAGCGTAAGATCAACCCCATGGATGGCGAAGTCTACGAGCGTCTTGGCGACTCCTACATGCACGCCTCCCGGCTCGAAGAGGCGCAGCAGGCGCTTGATTGCGCGGTGCTGCTGGAACCCAATGCGACCGGTCCCTACATCCTCCTTGGCCAGGTGCTGTTGAAGCGCGAAGATGCAGCCACGGCGCTGAACTATCTCGTCCGCGCGGAGAAGATGGACCCCGGCAACCACCTGACCCACCTGCTGCTTGGCCAGGCCTACCGCGCCGCTGGACGCAAGGACGATGCCACGCGCGAGTATAAGACCGCCGAAGCGATCCAGAGCTCTCCCGGAGATCACGACTGA
- a CDS encoding CRTAC1 family protein: protein MNAGLRNRTIRLGALLPLLLPFNAVFTQTVEKAGTSTPQGGSATAGVFAPVKDSEMRPITAGGFVKDGPVLFKDIAKEAGLTAWHHTMGTREKKYILEATGSGVALLDYDNDGWLDIYIVNGSTFDAMKGTAEAPHAALFHNNHDGTFTDVAEKAGVANGRWGFGVAVGDYDNDGWPDLYVTNFGKNRLYHNNHDGTFTDVAEKAGVTLGNWSTGATFGDYDGDGLLDLFVPGYIHFDLDHLPDSGSTATSYTYCNFRGAKIMCGPRGLLGEPDHLFHNNGDGTFTDVSEKAGVSDKARFYGFTGTFVDINNDGKVDLVVTDDSSPNYLYINKGDGTFEDTSYYSGFALNQQGRDQAGMGLAIGDYLNNGMVDLYTGTFSDDYKPLFKNGGDMGFTEISPELGIAAATYPFLTWATEFIDYDNDGWKDIFLVNGHVYPQVDDHDWGTSYAQRPLLFHNINHGAKFDLIPPVIGTGLAEVIPGRGAAFGDLFNDGKTDVVINNMDQTPSLMRDVSPDHHHWVGLKLIGGPKSPRDAVGATVYLTAGGQRQRADVLSGGSYESSNDQRPHFGIGDATAVDSVEVHWPSGAIEKLSLPAVDRFFTLEEGKGVSAYKTSESGASEGARKVADNHPLK, encoded by the coding sequence ATGAATGCTGGGTTACGCAATCGAACGATCAGGCTCGGAGCTCTGCTGCCGCTACTCTTGCCATTCAACGCTGTCTTTACGCAGACAGTTGAGAAGGCCGGAACCAGTACACCACAGGGAGGCTCGGCGACGGCGGGTGTCTTCGCTCCGGTCAAGGACTCGGAGATGCGGCCCATCACGGCTGGCGGCTTCGTCAAAGATGGGCCGGTCCTCTTCAAGGACATCGCCAAGGAGGCCGGGCTGACGGCCTGGCACCACACGATGGGGACGCGCGAGAAGAAGTACATCCTGGAGGCGACTGGCTCCGGCGTGGCGCTGCTGGACTACGACAACGACGGCTGGCTTGACATCTACATCGTGAACGGCTCGACCTTCGACGCGATGAAGGGCACGGCCGAAGCTCCCCACGCCGCGCTCTTCCACAACAACCACGACGGCACGTTTACCGACGTCGCGGAGAAGGCTGGCGTCGCCAACGGGCGATGGGGCTTCGGCGTGGCGGTCGGCGATTACGACAACGACGGCTGGCCGGACCTGTACGTGACCAACTTCGGGAAGAACCGGCTGTATCACAACAACCATGACGGAACCTTCACCGATGTGGCCGAGAAGGCGGGTGTGACGCTGGGCAACTGGTCGACCGGCGCGACCTTCGGAGACTACGACGGCGACGGTCTCCTCGACCTCTTCGTGCCGGGATATATCCACTTTGATCTGGACCATCTCCCCGATTCCGGCTCGACCGCGACAAGTTATACCTACTGCAACTTCCGTGGCGCGAAGATCATGTGCGGGCCGCGCGGTCTGCTCGGAGAGCCCGACCACCTCTTCCACAACAACGGTGACGGAACCTTCACGGATGTGAGCGAGAAGGCCGGCGTATCGGACAAGGCCCGCTTCTACGGATTCACAGGGACCTTCGTCGACATTAACAACGATGGCAAGGTGGACCTTGTCGTCACCGACGACTCCTCACCGAACTATCTCTACATCAACAAGGGCGACGGAACCTTCGAGGACACCAGCTACTACTCTGGCTTCGCTCTGAATCAGCAGGGTCGCGATCAGGCGGGCATGGGTCTGGCCATCGGCGACTATCTCAACAACGGCATGGTCGATCTCTACACTGGCACTTTCTCGGATGACTACAAGCCGCTCTTCAAGAATGGCGGAGACATGGGCTTTACCGAGATCAGCCCGGAGCTGGGCATCGCGGCGGCGACGTATCCCTTCCTCACCTGGGCGACCGAGTTCATCGACTACGACAACGATGGCTGGAAGGACATCTTCCTGGTCAACGGCCACGTCTACCCGCAGGTCGACGACCACGACTGGGGGACGTCCTATGCGCAGCGCCCACTGCTCTTCCACAACATCAATCATGGGGCGAAGTTCGATCTGATTCCTCCGGTCATCGGAACGGGACTGGCGGAGGTGATCCCAGGTCGCGGGGCGGCCTTTGGCGACCTCTTCAACGACGGGAAGACAGACGTGGTGATCAACAACATGGACCAGACTCCCTCGCTGATGCGGGACGTGAGCCCGGACCACCACCATTGGGTCGGTTTGAAGCTTATCGGAGGGCCGAAGAGTCCGCGCGACGCGGTAGGGGCAACCGTCTATCTGACCGCGGGCGGCCAGCGGCAGCGCGCCGATGTCCTGAGCGGAGGCAGCTACGAGTCTTCGAACGATCAGCGACCGCACTTCGGCATTGGCGACGCGACCGCGGTGGATTCCGTCGAAGTTCACTGGCCCAGCGGAGCCATCGAGAAGCTGAGCCTGCCCGCAGTCGATCGCTTCTTCACCCTTGAAGAAGGCAAAGGGGTTAGCGCCTACAAAACTTCAGAATCCGGAGCTTCTGAAGGAGCCCGTAAAGTAGCAGACAACCATCCATTGAAGTGA
- a CDS encoding CRTAC1 family protein: MIHRLSPKLNRRRFIRSLSRTALVLPFADILALAAPAQQQSPVPVPGKIGPQERSYEAKPAPPPPGPKSPIEGTPLGVTFTDVAAQAGLTLETIYGGKLTNKYLLETTGCGLAFYDYDNDGWQDLFFVNGWRLEGFPAGSEPRCHLFKNNRDGTFTDVTKGSGLEHKTGWGQACCVGDYNNDGNDDLFVTYYGQNVLYRNNGNGTFTDVTEQAGLKQPGPKIRWNTGCTFVDYDRDGHLDLFVANYVDFDLKTAPLPEDGPCTYKGILVACGPPGLAGGRNILYHNNGDGTFSDVSEKSGMWTAVGTYGLSVAASDLDNDGWPDIYVANDSAPATLYQNQHDGTFRDIAIEAGAALSAEAKPQAGMGVSIGDYNRDGNMDVVKTNFAGDTDSLYTNNGEAVFEDRTYPGGLGENTRLLGWGVGFFDMNNDGWPDILMSNGHVYPEVDKSKADLKYAEHKYLYRNLQNGRFEDVTNQGGPGILANVPARGCAFGDIDNDGDIDVVVNCINSVPQLLRCDSTLNRNWIKIKLVGTKSNRSGIGSRVIVTTMTNPASPKPLQQTEELRSGGSYFSQNDLRLHFGLDQAKKVDTVEIRWLSGHIDVLHDLKINLSYTIQEGGVVLKAAPLTPARAKTS; encoded by the coding sequence TTGATTCACCGCCTGAGCCCCAAACTAAACCGTCGCAGGTTCATTCGCTCCTTGAGCCGCACCGCCCTTGTGCTTCCATTCGCGGACATCCTGGCCCTGGCCGCACCCGCACAACAGCAGAGTCCAGTGCCAGTTCCGGGCAAGATCGGCCCGCAGGAGCGCAGCTACGAAGCCAAGCCCGCGCCACCACCGCCCGGCCCGAAGTCGCCCATCGAAGGCACACCGCTCGGCGTTACCTTCACCGATGTCGCGGCCCAGGCTGGACTGACGCTCGAGACGATCTACGGCGGCAAGCTCACAAACAAGTATCTGCTCGAGACCACCGGCTGCGGCCTCGCCTTCTACGACTACGACAACGATGGCTGGCAGGACCTCTTCTTCGTCAACGGCTGGAGGCTCGAAGGTTTTCCCGCGGGTTCGGAACCTCGCTGCCACCTCTTCAAAAACAACCGCGACGGTACCTTCACCGACGTCACCAAGGGCTCGGGCCTCGAACACAAGACCGGCTGGGGCCAGGCCTGCTGCGTAGGCGACTACAACAACGATGGCAACGACGATCTCTTCGTCACCTACTACGGCCAGAATGTTCTCTACCGCAACAACGGCAATGGGACGTTCACCGATGTAACGGAGCAAGCTGGGCTGAAGCAGCCTGGCCCGAAGATCCGCTGGAACACCGGCTGCACCTTCGTCGACTACGACAGGGATGGGCACCTCGATCTCTTCGTTGCCAACTACGTCGACTTCGACCTGAAGACGGCACCGCTTCCTGAAGACGGCCCTTGCACCTACAAGGGAATCCTCGTCGCCTGCGGGCCGCCGGGCCTTGCGGGTGGCCGTAACATTCTGTATCACAACAATGGCGATGGAACCTTTAGCGATGTCAGCGAGAAGTCGGGCATGTGGACGGCCGTCGGCACCTACGGCCTCAGTGTCGCCGCGTCCGACCTCGACAACGATGGCTGGCCCGACATCTACGTCGCCAACGACTCCGCGCCCGCCACGCTCTACCAGAACCAGCACGACGGCACCTTCCGCGACATCGCTATCGAGGCCGGCGCAGCGCTCTCCGCCGAGGCCAAACCGCAGGCTGGCATGGGCGTCTCCATCGGCGACTACAACCGCGACGGCAACATGGACGTCGTCAAGACCAACTTCGCCGGCGATACCGACTCGCTCTACACGAACAACGGGGAGGCCGTCTTCGAAGACCGCACCTACCCTGGCGGCCTGGGAGAAAACACCCGGCTTCTTGGCTGGGGCGTTGGCTTCTTCGACATGAACAACGATGGCTGGCCCGACATCCTGATGTCGAACGGCCACGTCTACCCCGAGGTCGACAAGTCGAAGGCGGACTTGAAGTATGCAGAGCACAAGTATCTCTACCGCAACCTGCAGAACGGACGCTTCGAGGACGTAACCAACCAGGGCGGACCCGGTATTCTCGCCAATGTGCCCGCCCGCGGCTGCGCCTTCGGCGACATCGACAACGATGGCGACATCGATGTTGTCGTCAACTGCATCAACTCTGTGCCGCAGTTGCTGCGCTGCGATTCAACCCTCAACCGCAACTGGATCAAGATCAAGCTCGTCGGCACAAAGTCGAATCGCTCCGGAATCGGCAGCCGGGTTATCGTCACGACGATGACGAATCCGGCCTCGCCGAAGCCCCTGCAACAGACCGAAGAGCTTCGCAGCGGTGGCAGCTACTTCTCGCAGAACGATCTGCGGCTGCACTTCGGGCTTGACCAGGCAAAGAAGGTCGACACTGTCGAGATTCGCTGGCTCAGCGGTCACATCGACGTGCTCCATGACCTCAAAATCAACCTCTCGTACACCATTCAGGAGGGCGGGGTCGTCCTTAAAGCGGCGCCGTTGACGCCAGCGAGGGCAAAGACTTCATAG
- a CDS encoding tetratricopeptide repeat protein, with amino-acid sequence MQQRLQRIGSNTQRTLSHARSSIAFRIGYSLLVATFSVASVMAFLPKPKIHASSDASTAQQKLTDQEIARKQYADHVSKSYNFAFGPGNISLPGNGAVEGNTFLQPDTFPTADYCGKCHKEAYHQWRQSLHSNSFRTPFYRTSVNILMRTKGIEFARHCDSCHNPVAVLGGGLTQASVVDRGFDQDGLTCMTCHSVQQVQSTNGNGGYVMGVPSVMVDENGTRIPGLVPDAEILAHLDRHSKAVMQPLYRTPEFCSACHKANLPNPLNGYKFIRAFTAYDEWQNSKFSQRNPLTFYKADFTSCQGCHMKRAAAVLPDPGAKNGQFASHRWLAGNTAVPFYYGFDEQLNKTIEFLKSGNYLNVDLFAIKKANDDRMIAPLGSTTFDLKPGETIQVMTVIQNKNIGHSLIPEVRDLYEGWVEFSATDSTGKEIYHSGFIKADGKLDERAHSFTNRPVDTTGGFVDNHKVWTIHSVAYDNSIQAGRSTLIRYEFQIPANAKGAISITAKVNYRHLRQSYLNNIFGEDHPAYPIVEIASRTRTLNIGENPVTKPEPNDNADWMRWNNLGIAYLDQLQYSEAIDAFSHVVKLRPDYADGYTNIGLTNIEWEKYESARGGLEKALELAPNNARALYYLALVERRAGHSDAEVADLQKVIAQFPQSRDARRELGISYYQQRKPQEAMEQFEALQAIDPDDLAAHYNLALLYRRMGMKDKAKEQSAMFVTKKIDPGAPTYSLDFLRKHPEISIESVPWHVHTNMPHTENAVADPPAAKATPGGTP; translated from the coding sequence ATGCAGCAGCGACTCCAGAGAATTGGCTCGAATACGCAGCGAACCCTGAGCCACGCACGGAGCTCAATCGCCTTCCGCATTGGCTATAGCCTTCTTGTCGCGACCTTCTCAGTCGCCAGCGTCATGGCGTTCCTGCCCAAGCCAAAGATCCACGCCTCCTCCGACGCGAGCACAGCGCAGCAGAAGTTGACCGACCAGGAGATCGCTCGCAAGCAATACGCCGATCACGTCTCTAAGAGCTACAACTTCGCCTTTGGTCCCGGCAACATCTCGCTGCCCGGTAACGGCGCGGTCGAGGGCAACACCTTCCTCCAGCCCGACACCTTCCCCACTGCCGACTACTGCGGCAAGTGTCACAAAGAGGCGTACCACCAGTGGCGTCAGTCGCTGCACTCGAACTCCTTCCGCACGCCTTTTTATCGCACCAGCGTCAACATCCTGATGCGCACCAAGGGCATCGAGTTTGCGCGGCATTGCGATAGCTGCCACAACCCGGTCGCCGTCCTTGGCGGCGGACTCACCCAGGCTTCGGTCGTCGACCGCGGCTTCGACCAGGACGGCCTTACCTGCATGACCTGCCACTCCGTGCAGCAGGTGCAATCGACCAACGGCAACGGTGGGTACGTGATGGGCGTCCCGTCCGTCATGGTCGATGAGAACGGGACTCGCATTCCCGGCCTCGTGCCCGATGCCGAGATCCTCGCCCATCTCGACCGGCACTCGAAGGCGGTGATGCAGCCGCTCTACCGCACGCCGGAGTTCTGCTCCGCGTGCCACAAGGCCAACCTGCCCAACCCGCTCAACGGTTACAAGTTCATCCGCGCTTTCACGGCTTACGACGAGTGGCAGAACTCCAAGTTCTCGCAGCGCAACCCACTCACCTTCTACAAGGCGGACTTCACGAGTTGCCAGGGATGCCATATGAAGCGCGCTGCGGCAGTGCTGCCCGATCCCGGTGCGAAGAACGGGCAGTTCGCCTCGCACCGCTGGCTCGCTGGAAATACCGCTGTTCCCTTCTACTACGGCTTCGACGAGCAGTTGAACAAGACGATCGAGTTTCTCAAGAGCGGAAACTACCTGAACGTTGATCTGTTCGCGATCAAGAAGGCGAACGACGATCGTATGATCGCTCCTCTCGGATCGACCACCTTCGATCTGAAGCCCGGCGAGACGATCCAGGTGATGACCGTCATCCAGAACAAGAACATCGGTCACTCCCTCATCCCCGAGGTCCGCGACCTCTACGAAGGCTGGGTCGAGTTCTCCGCCACGGACTCCACAGGCAAGGAGATCTACCACAGCGGCTTCATCAAGGCCGACGGCAAGCTCGATGAGCGCGCACACAGCTTCACCAACCGTCCCGTCGATACCACGGGCGGATTCGTCGACAACCACAAGGTCTGGACGATCCACTCGGTCGCCTACGACAACTCGATCCAGGCTGGCCGATCGACGCTGATCCGCTACGAGTTCCAGATTCCCGCAAACGCGAAGGGGGCCATCTCGATCACGGCGAAGGTCAACTACCGCCATCTCCGTCAGAGCTACCTCAACAACATCTTCGGCGAGGACCACCCGGCTTATCCCATCGTCGAGATCGCATCGCGCACACGGACGTTGAACATCGGCGAGAATCCCGTCACGAAGCCTGAGCCCAACGACAACGCCGACTGGATGCGCTGGAACAACCTCGGCATCGCTTACCTCGACCAGCTCCAGTACAGCGAGGCCATCGACGCCTTCTCGCACGTCGTCAAGCTTCGCCCGGACTACGCCGACGGCTACACCAACATCGGCCTGACCAACATCGAGTGGGAGAAGTACGAGTCGGCGCGCGGCGGCCTCGAAAAAGCGTTGGAGCTAGCACCGAACAACGCTCGAGCACTCTACTATCTTGCCCTGGTCGAGCGCCGCGCGGGTCACTCCGACGCGGAAGTTGCCGACCTCCAAAAGGTCATCGCGCAGTTTCCGCAGTCGCGGGATGCACGCCGCGAGCTCGGCATCTCGTACTACCAGCAGCGGAAGCCGCAGGAGGCGATGGAGCAGTTCGAAGCGCTTCAGGCCATCGATCCTGACGACCTTGCCGCCCACTACAACCTTGCGCTGCTCTATCGCCGCATGGGCATGAAGGACAAGGCCAAGGAGCAGTCGGCGATGTTCGTCACCAAGAAGATCGATCCCGGCGCGCCGACCTACTCGCTCGACTTCCTGCGAAAGCACCCGGAGATCTCTATCGAGAGCGTTCCGTGGCATGTGCATACCAACATGCCGCATACCGAAAACGCTGTAGCCGATCCTCCGGCCGCAAAGGCAACGCCAGGAGGCACTCCATGA
- a CDS encoding GIY-YIG nuclease family protein: MPREHQYFVYILASRSRTLYVGVTNNLILRILQHREAKADAFTARYRVNRLVYFERFGYIDKAIARENYLKHFTREEKLALIQASNPTWEDLSADLSPNHSAQGAKADPPLHEG, translated from the coding sequence ATGCCGCGCGAGCATCAATACTTTGTCTACATCCTTGCCAGCCGATCGCGTACGCTTTACGTCGGCGTCACTAACAATCTCATCCTCCGCATCCTTCAGCACCGCGAGGCTAAAGCCGATGCCTTTACCGCCAGGTATAGGGTCAACCGTCTCGTCTACTTCGAGAGATTCGGCTATATCGACAAGGCAATCGCAAGAGAAAACTATCTGAAGCACTTCACGCGCGAGGAAAAGCTCGCCCTCATTCAGGCCTCCAATCCGACATGGGAGGATCTCTCCGCAGACCTATCTCCGAACCATTCCGCACAGGGCGCAAAAGCAGATCCTCCGCTTCACGAAGGATGA